The Setaria italica strain Yugu1 chromosome IX, Setaria_italica_v2.0, whole genome shotgun sequence genome has a window encoding:
- the LOC101760686 gene encoding probable BOI-related E3 ubiquitin-protein ligase 3 isoform X2 yields MAVQAHYHHHRESPFLARGGGGGAPESSPMELQQGQKEAMAPQQAPPLFLDFAHGDCGAGRKRQREAETAAPSMSPHLFSLQPQPQAQGPKVISLAQLHKRPAMGLRLDFDEGSEHVSSTSSASASCLLSDELAAQRDQHRNEMDRLIQEHAERLRRALADTRRRQYRSLLVAAEAAVSQRIREKEAEASEAARRGADLEDRVARLRAEAAAWQAKALADHSTAAALHAQLQQAAAAAQARGKAEDEDNAGAAADDAGSCFVDPDRVVEIAPPPPPPPARPCRTCRRAPASVVLLPCRHLCVCADCEPAVLATAPFAAGAVAPACPMCRGAVTGTVQVFFS; encoded by the exons ATGGCGGTGCAGGCGCATTATCACCACCACCGCGAGTCCCCGTTCCTGGCCAG aggcggcggcggcggcgcgccggagaGCAGCCCGATGGAACTGCAGCAGGGGCAGAAGGAGGCGATGGCGCCGCAGCAGGCTCCGCCGCTCTTCCTGGACTTCGCGCATGGAG ATTGCGGCGCCGGAAGGAAGCGGCAGCgcgaggcggagacggcggcgcctTCCATGTCGCCGCACCTCTTCTCGTTGCAACCGCAACCGCAGGCGCAGGGGCCCAAGGTGATAAGCCTGGCGCAACTGCACAAGCGGCCGGCCATGGGGCTCAGGCTCGACTTCGACGAGGGCTCGGAGCACGTGTCGTCCACAtcctcggcctcggcgtcgtGCCTCCTCTCCGACGAGCTCGCCGCGCAGCGCGATCAGCACAGGAACGAGATGGACCGGCTGATCCAAGAACAT GCGGAGAGGCTCCGGCGCGCGCTGGCTGACACTCGGCGGCGGCAGTACCGGTCGCTGCTCGTCGCGGCTGAGGCGGCGGTGTCTCAGCGGATAAGGGAGAAAGAAGCGGAGGCCTCGgaggccgcgcggcgcggcgccgacCTGGAGGACCGTGTCGCGCGGCTGCGAGCGGAGGCAGCGGCGTGGCAGGCGAAGGCGCTCGCGGACCACTCCACGGCCGCGGCGCTCCACGCGCAGCTGCAgcaggcggccgccgcggcgcaggcGAGGGGCAAGGCCGAGGATGAGGACaacgcgggcgccgcggcggacgaCGCCGGGTCGTGCTTCGTGGACCCGGACAGGGTGGTGGAgatcgccccgccgccgccgccgccgccagccaggCCGTGCCGGACGTGCCGGCGGGCGCCGGCCTCCGTCGTGTTGCTCCCGTGCCGCCACCTCTGCGTCTGCGCCGACTGCGAGCCCGCCGTCCTCGCCACTGcccccttcgccgccggcgccgtcgcgccTGCCTGCCCCATGTGCCGCGGCGCTGTCACCGGCACGGTGCAAGTGTTCTTCTCGTAG
- the LOC101760686 gene encoding probable BOI-related E3 ubiquitin-protein ligase 3 isoform X1, with the protein MAVQAHYHHHRESPFLASRGGGGGAPESSPMELQQGQKEAMAPQQAPPLFLDFAHGDCGAGRKRQREAETAAPSMSPHLFSLQPQPQAQGPKVISLAQLHKRPAMGLRLDFDEGSEHVSSTSSASASCLLSDELAAQRDQHRNEMDRLIQEHAERLRRALADTRRRQYRSLLVAAEAAVSQRIREKEAEASEAARRGADLEDRVARLRAEAAAWQAKALADHSTAAALHAQLQQAAAAAQARGKAEDEDNAGAAADDAGSCFVDPDRVVEIAPPPPPPPARPCRTCRRAPASVVLLPCRHLCVCADCEPAVLATAPFAAGAVAPACPMCRGAVTGTVQVFFS; encoded by the exons ATGGCGGTGCAGGCGCATTATCACCACCACCGCGAGTCCCCGTTCCTGGCCAG cagaggcggcggcggcggcgcgccggagaGCAGCCCGATGGAACTGCAGCAGGGGCAGAAGGAGGCGATGGCGCCGCAGCAGGCTCCGCCGCTCTTCCTGGACTTCGCGCATGGAG ATTGCGGCGCCGGAAGGAAGCGGCAGCgcgaggcggagacggcggcgcctTCCATGTCGCCGCACCTCTTCTCGTTGCAACCGCAACCGCAGGCGCAGGGGCCCAAGGTGATAAGCCTGGCGCAACTGCACAAGCGGCCGGCCATGGGGCTCAGGCTCGACTTCGACGAGGGCTCGGAGCACGTGTCGTCCACAtcctcggcctcggcgtcgtGCCTCCTCTCCGACGAGCTCGCCGCGCAGCGCGATCAGCACAGGAACGAGATGGACCGGCTGATCCAAGAACAT GCGGAGAGGCTCCGGCGCGCGCTGGCTGACACTCGGCGGCGGCAGTACCGGTCGCTGCTCGTCGCGGCTGAGGCGGCGGTGTCTCAGCGGATAAGGGAGAAAGAAGCGGAGGCCTCGgaggccgcgcggcgcggcgccgacCTGGAGGACCGTGTCGCGCGGCTGCGAGCGGAGGCAGCGGCGTGGCAGGCGAAGGCGCTCGCGGACCACTCCACGGCCGCGGCGCTCCACGCGCAGCTGCAgcaggcggccgccgcggcgcaggcGAGGGGCAAGGCCGAGGATGAGGACaacgcgggcgccgcggcggacgaCGCCGGGTCGTGCTTCGTGGACCCGGACAGGGTGGTGGAgatcgccccgccgccgccgccgccgccagccaggCCGTGCCGGACGTGCCGGCGGGCGCCGGCCTCCGTCGTGTTGCTCCCGTGCCGCCACCTCTGCGTCTGCGCCGACTGCGAGCCCGCCGTCCTCGCCACTGcccccttcgccgccggcgccgtcgcgccTGCCTGCCCCATGTGCCGCGGCGCTGTCACCGGCACGGTGCAAGTGTTCTTCTCGTAG